Proteins found in one Oncorhynchus mykiss isolate Arlee chromosome 3, USDA_OmykA_1.1, whole genome shotgun sequence genomic segment:
- the LOC110519270 gene encoding calcium homeostasis modulator protein 5: protein MDNFQTVLRFFMNQKATIGYSFMALLTIGGERIFSMVSFQCPCNHDQNFAYGLTFLLGPGLVLLVLGLFFSSRLWRLYTGCCLNPVKLCPGGNCFTCLKVFVKIFFGACVAPIMWLCVALLNGTFYECAVSGLDNNLVLDMFCKNRTLMCREELARVPCSKSKLPSDLNMELLLMFRAQSQILGWCIIIISAVLGLLGTCYTNCRSKVSYLQLTFWKHYVEKEKEQFDTFSMEYASKLAERNLKSFFENREPEIFPFPNHKAWEEISALYTFSKSEQYYSTLQRYVERDDQRLLP, encoded by the exons ATGGATAACTTCCAGACCGTCCTGCGCTTTTTCATGAACCAGAAGGCCACCATTGGCTACAGCTTCATGGCCCTCCTGACCATCGGGGGAGAGCGGATCTTTTCCATGGTCTCCTTCCAGTGCCCTTGCAACCACGACCAGAACTTTGCATACGGCCTGACCTTCCTGTTGGGCCCAGGCCTGGTGCTTCTGGTGCTGGGTCTTTTCTTCAGCAGCAGGCTGTGGCGCCTCTACACTGGCTGTTGCCTCAACCCCGTTAAGCTCTGCCCCGGTGGCAACTGTTTCACCTGCCTCAAGGTGTTTGTCAAAATCTTCTTCGGTGCCTGTGTGGCCCCTATCATGTGGCTGTGTGTGGCACTGTTGAACGGGACCTTCTACGAGTGTGCCGTCAGCGGGCTGGATAATAACCTGGTGCTGGATATGTTCTGTAAGAACAGGACTTTGATGTGCCGGGAGGAGCTGGCCCGTGTGCCCTGCAGCAAGTCCAAGCTGCCCAGCGACTTGAACATGGAACTGTTGCTTATGTTCCGGGCTCAGTCACAG ATACTGGGCTGGTGTATCATCATCATTTCAGCCGTTCTAGGGCTCCTCGGGACCTGCTACACCAACTGCCGCTCGAAAGTCAGCTACCTGCAGCTCACCTTCTGGAAGCACTACGTAGAAAAGGAGAAGGAGCAGTTCGACACATTCTCTATGGAGTACGCATCCAAGCTGGCCGAGAGGAACCTGAAGAGCTTTTTTGAGAACCGTGAACCGGAAATATTCCCTTTCCCCAACCACAAGGCCTGGGAGGAGATCTCAGCCCTCTACACCTTCTCCAAGAGTGAGCAGTACTACAGCACCCTGCAGAGGTATGTGGAGCGTGATGACCAGAGACTACTGCCCTGA